A stretch of the Malus sylvestris chromosome 10, drMalSylv7.2, whole genome shotgun sequence genome encodes the following:
- the LOC126586883 gene encoding uncharacterized protein LOC126586883, which produces MSGAQGAQPPGSKTATTYKSVQGGENKSRTELRSQQDQGGVQIDKLEDKVEDAAGKGGPVFGAGKDPNKKDLGVSGTG; this is translated from the coding sequence ATGTCAGGAGCACAGGGAGCTCAGCCGCCGGGGTCAAAGACGGCGACAACGTACAAGTCGGTTCAAGGAGGGGAGAACAAGAGCAGGACGGAGCTACGATCCCAGCAGGACCAGGGTGGCGTTCAGATAGACAAGCTCGAAGACAAGGTGGAGGATGCTGCCGGCAAAGGTGGCCCCGTCTTTGGCGCCGGAAAAGACCCGAATAAAAAGGACCTCGGTGTCTCCGGCACTGGCTAA
- the LOC126586756 gene encoding zinc finger CCCH domain-containing protein 37 isoform X2 codes for MSSHLYGFGAAAQSATSAATAAALSSVYSSRALTDSYLSDPALRYYSGSDPFADHHTRASSMYLPPHLIPHSAWPAPDVEPGVPGVKRPSEALYHQSYMGAYNTIGQEAWYAALAKRPRYEGASTLPIYPQRPGEKDCAHYMLTRTCKFGESCKFDHPIWVPEGGIPDWKEVPLVAPTEVLPERPGAPDCPYFIKTQRCKFGMRCKFNHPKDKVIASDASENADVFTLPERPSEPPCAFYLKTGQCKFGVTCKFHHPKDIQIPLANQENKAGETGTAIKTDGTGFSVKAPISFTPALLYNTKELPVRPGEPDCPFYLKTGSCKYGATCRYNHPDRYAINPPIAAISHPIVATPAAGLNIGVIDPAASIYQTVAQPTVGVGPTVYPQRFGQIECDYYMKTGECKFGELCKFHHPIDRSAVALSAPKAVPVQDANVKLTLAGLPRREACWHAWPPIVGPNLTCRLCLHNMPQTL; via the exons ATGTCCAGCCATCTCTACGGCTTCGGCGCTGCTGCTCAATCAGCTACTTCTGCCGCCACCGCCGCCGCCCTCTCCTCCGTCTACTCCTCCCGCGCCCTAACCGACTCCTACCTATCCGACCCCGCCCTCCGTTACTATTCCGGGTCCGACCCTTTCGCCGACCACCACACCCGAGCTAGCTCCATGTATCTTCCGCCGCATTTGATTCCCCATTCCGCATGGCCAGCTCCAGATGTCGAGCCCGGCGTCCCCGGCGTCAAACGCCCCTCCGAAG CACTCTACCATCAGAGTTATATGGGTGCCTATAATACGATTGGGCAAGAAGCTTGGTATGCTGCGTTAGCCAAGCGCCCTAGATACGAGGGTGCAAGCACTTTGCCTATATATCCACAGAGGCCAGGAGAGAAGGATTGTGCCCATTATATGCTCACAAGAACCTGTAAATTTGGAGAGAGCTGCAAATTTGACCATCCTATTTGGGTTCCTGAGGGTGGAATCCCAGATTGGAAAGAG GTTCCACTTGTTGCTCCAACTGAAGTCCTTCCTGAGAGACCAGGAGCACCAGATTGTCCT TACTTTATAAAGACTCAAAGATGCAAATTTGGTATGAGGTGCAAGTTTAATCATCCGAAGGACAAAGTGATTGCTTCT GATGCTTCAGAAAATGCTGATGTTTTTACCTTACCTGAGAGGCCATCTGAACCCCCATGCGCA TTCTACTTGAAAACTGGGCAATGTAAATTTGGTGTGACCTGCAAATTTCATCACCCGAAAGATATCCAAATACCATTAGCTAACCAAGAGAACAAAGCTGGAGAAACCGGGACGGCTATCAAGACGGATGGAACTGGATTTTCTGTTAAGGCTCCTATTTCATTTACCCCTGCATTATTATATAACACCAAGGAGCTTCCTGTAAGACCG GGTGAACCTGATTGTCCATTCTACCTGAAAACTGGAAG TTGCAAGTATGGGGCAACTTGCCGCTACAATCATCCTGATAGATATG CAATCAATCCGCCAATTGCTGCAATCAGCCATCCAATTGTAGCCACTCCGGCTGCAGGTCTGAACATAGGAGTCATTGATCCAGCTGCCTCCATTTATCAAACTGTGGCTCAGCCAACG gtGGGAGTGGGCCCAACTGTGTATCCTCAACGCTTTGGACAGATTGAAtgtgat TACTATATGAAGACAGGGGAATGTAAGTTTGGCGAGCTATGCAAATTTCATCACCCAATTGATAGGTCAGCAGTGGCGCTGTCGGCACCGAAGGCAGTGCCAGTTCAAGATGCAAACGTTAAGCTAACTCTTGCTGGACTACCTCGGAGAGAG GCGTGTTGGCATGCTTGGCCCCCAATTGTTGGACCAAATCTCACCTGCCGTCTTTGTTTGCATAACATGCCTCAAACATTGTGA
- the LOC126586756 gene encoding zinc finger CCCH domain-containing protein 37 isoform X1, with translation MSSHLYGFGAAAQSATSAATAAALSSVYSSRALTDSYLSDPALRYYSGSDPFADHHTRASSMYLPPHLIPHSAWPAPDVEPGVPGVKRPSEALYHQSYMGAYNTIGQEAWYAALAKRPRYEGASTLPIYPQRPGEKDCAHYMLTRTCKFGESCKFDHPIWVPEGGIPDWKEVPLVAPTEVLPERPGAPDCPYFIKTQRCKFGMRCKFNHPKDKVIASDASENADVFTLPERPSEPPCAFYLKTGQCKFGVTCKFHHPKDIQIPLANQENKAGETGTAIKTDGTGFSVKAPISFTPALLYNTKELPVRPGEPDCPFYLKTGSCKYGATCRYNHPDRYAINPPIAAISHPIVATPAAGLNIGVIDPAASIYQTVAQPTVGVGPTVYPQRFGQIECDYYMKTGECKFGELCKFHHPIDRSAVALSAPKAVPVQDANVKLTLAGLPRREGVVICVYYLKTGTCKYGASCKFDHPPPVEVMGMGATQGTSGGEAKSGEFPQEQQ, from the exons ATGTCCAGCCATCTCTACGGCTTCGGCGCTGCTGCTCAATCAGCTACTTCTGCCGCCACCGCCGCCGCCCTCTCCTCCGTCTACTCCTCCCGCGCCCTAACCGACTCCTACCTATCCGACCCCGCCCTCCGTTACTATTCCGGGTCCGACCCTTTCGCCGACCACCACACCCGAGCTAGCTCCATGTATCTTCCGCCGCATTTGATTCCCCATTCCGCATGGCCAGCTCCAGATGTCGAGCCCGGCGTCCCCGGCGTCAAACGCCCCTCCGAAG CACTCTACCATCAGAGTTATATGGGTGCCTATAATACGATTGGGCAAGAAGCTTGGTATGCTGCGTTAGCCAAGCGCCCTAGATACGAGGGTGCAAGCACTTTGCCTATATATCCACAGAGGCCAGGAGAGAAGGATTGTGCCCATTATATGCTCACAAGAACCTGTAAATTTGGAGAGAGCTGCAAATTTGACCATCCTATTTGGGTTCCTGAGGGTGGAATCCCAGATTGGAAAGAG GTTCCACTTGTTGCTCCAACTGAAGTCCTTCCTGAGAGACCAGGAGCACCAGATTGTCCT TACTTTATAAAGACTCAAAGATGCAAATTTGGTATGAGGTGCAAGTTTAATCATCCGAAGGACAAAGTGATTGCTTCT GATGCTTCAGAAAATGCTGATGTTTTTACCTTACCTGAGAGGCCATCTGAACCCCCATGCGCA TTCTACTTGAAAACTGGGCAATGTAAATTTGGTGTGACCTGCAAATTTCATCACCCGAAAGATATCCAAATACCATTAGCTAACCAAGAGAACAAAGCTGGAGAAACCGGGACGGCTATCAAGACGGATGGAACTGGATTTTCTGTTAAGGCTCCTATTTCATTTACCCCTGCATTATTATATAACACCAAGGAGCTTCCTGTAAGACCG GGTGAACCTGATTGTCCATTCTACCTGAAAACTGGAAG TTGCAAGTATGGGGCAACTTGCCGCTACAATCATCCTGATAGATATG CAATCAATCCGCCAATTGCTGCAATCAGCCATCCAATTGTAGCCACTCCGGCTGCAGGTCTGAACATAGGAGTCATTGATCCAGCTGCCTCCATTTATCAAACTGTGGCTCAGCCAACG gtGGGAGTGGGCCCAACTGTGTATCCTCAACGCTTTGGACAGATTGAAtgtgat TACTATATGAAGACAGGGGAATGTAAGTTTGGCGAGCTATGCAAATTTCATCACCCAATTGATAGGTCAGCAGTGGCGCTGTCGGCACCGAAGGCAGTGCCAGTTCAAGATGCAAACGTTAAGCTAACTCTTGCTGGACTACCTCGGAGAGAG GGTGTTGTTATCTGTGTGTATTACCTGAAAACTGGCACGTGCAAGTATGGTGCATCCTGCAAATTTGATCACCCACCCCCTGTTGAGGTTATGGGCATGGGCGCAACACAAGGAACGTCCGGAGGGGAAGCAAAATCAGGTGAGTTCCCACAGGAACAGCAGTGA